A window of Nonomuraea angiospora genomic DNA:
CCACGGGAGGTCTCATGGACACGGTGGACCACCTCATGCCCTTCGTCTCCTCTGCGATCGACGCCTACGGCGTGAGCGTGCTGGCCAAGACCCGGGAGCTGGCCGCCGACACGGCCGTGGCCCGGGGCGCCCGCATCCTGCAACGGGTCTTCGGCCGCGGTGACGCCGCGTCCAGACAGGTGATCGAGACGGTGGCCGGCGCCAAGCCGGACGACGAGCCGAGCCGCGCGGCGTTGAAGCTGGCGATCATGGAGGCGTTCCGTGCCGACCCGCACCTCGCGGGCGAGGTCGCGGCCATGTTGCCCAGGACGGCGGATGGCATGATCGTCACGGGGGACAACGCCCCCGTCCTCTGACGCGAAGGAGGGACGTCCCTTGCCCAGCGAAGGCGGGAGCAGGCTGCTGGCCGTCAGCGATCTGCACGTCGGCTACGAGGAGAACCGGGCCATCGTCCAGGAGCTGAAGCCGGCCGACCCCGGCGACTGGCTGCTGGTCGCGGGCGACGTCGGCGAGCGGCTGGAGGACATCGCCCGGACGCTGGGCCTGCTGGCCGCGCGGTTCGAGCGGGTGGTGTGGGTGCCGGGCAACCACGAGCTGTGGACCCCGCCGGGTGACCCGCCGGAGCTGCGGGGCGTGGCCCGCTACGACCATCTCGTCGCCATGTGCCGCGAGCTGGGCGTCGTGACGCCGGAGGACGACTATCCGGTGTGGGAGGGAGCCGGCGGGCCGGTCCGGATCGTGCCCCTGTTCCTGCTCTACGACTACACGTTCCTGCCGCCGGGCCACCGTACCAAGGCGAGCGCGCTCGCGTACGCGCACAGCACCGGCGTGGTCTGCACCGACGAGTATCTCCTGCACCCCGACCCGTACCCGAGCCGCGAGGCGTGGTGCCGGGCCCGGGTGGAGCTGACCGGGCGGCGCCTGGCCGGGCTGGACGACGTGCCGCTGGTCTTCGTCAACCACTATCCCCTGGTACGCGAGCCGACCGACGTCCTGCGCTACCCGGAGTTCGCCCAGTGGTGCGGCACGACCGCCACCAGGGACTGGCACACGCGCCACCCGACCGCCGCCATGATCTACGGCCACCTCCACATCCCCCGCGTCACCTGGTACGACGGCGTGCGCTTCGAGGAGGTGTCGCTCGGCTACCCCAGGGAGTGGCGCCGCAGGCCGGGCGGCCGCACGCTCCTGCGGGACGTGCTCGTCACCTAGCGGCCCAAATTGCAAACAGTTCTTCGCGAAGAAGTGTTTGCGAAGAACTGTTTGCGGTTTAGGCTTCGTGTCATGACGCGATCTCCTGACAGCGTGGTCGTCCTCGACGCCAAGGGCCTGCGCGCGCTCGCCCACCCCCTCCGGGTGCAGCTCGTGGACCTGCTGCGCAAGCACGGCCCGTCCACCGCCACCCGCCTGGCCGAGCGCCTGGGGGTGAACTCGGGCACGGCCAGCTACCACCTGCGCAGGCTCGGCGCCGCCGGGTTCGTGGAGGAGGACCTCGAGCGCGGCAACGCGCGGGAGCGCTGGTGGCGTTCGGTCCACCGGGTGACCCAGCTCACCGACGACGACGGGCTGTCCGACCGGGAGCCGGAGGCGGTGCTGGCGTACATGCAGTCCATCGCCGCCCTCTACAACCTGCGCACCCAGCACGCGCTCAACGAGCTGCAGACCATGCCGCAGCCGTGGCGCGGCGTGCTCGACCTCAGCTCCATGCCGTTCCGCCTCACCCCGGAGGAGGCGCTGCGGCTGCGCGCGGACCTGACGGAGCTCTTCGCGCGCTACCGGCGCGACGGCGACGAGGCGCCGCCGGAGGCGGTCCGGGTCTACCTGATGACGCAGGTCATCCCCGAACTGGACGACCCCGAGGAGCCGTGATGGAGCCGCGCGGGTCTTTACGGCCGATGGCCGGGGTGCTGGCGGCCATCGCCGTGTCGACGACCGGGACGCGGGTCTCGGCCATCGCGCTGCCCTGGTTCGTGCTGACGAGCACCGGCAGCGCGGTGTGGACGGGGCTGGTGGCGTTCGCGGAGATGGCCCCGTACGTGCTGGTCAAGGCGCTGACGGGGCCGCTCGTGGACCGGGCGGGGCCGCGCCGGATCTCGTGGATCGCCGACGTCGTGAGCGCCTCGGCCGCCACCGCGATGGTCGTGCTGCACGCGCTCGGCCTGCTGCCGCTGGGCGTGATCGTCGCGCTGGTCGCGGTGATCGGCGCGGCCCGCGGGCCGGGCGACCTGGCCAAGGAGATCATGGTTCCGGAGGCGGCCGAACGCGGGCGGATGCCGCTGGAGCGGGCCTCCGGGCTGATGGGCGTGACGGAGCGGCTGGCCGTGACCGTGGGGCCGGGGCTGGGCGGCGCGATGGTGGCGCTGCTCGGCCCGCTGTCCGGCCTGGGCGTCAGCGCCGCCCTGTTCGCGCTCGGATCGGCGGTCGTGGCCGTGGCGCTGCCGCGCGGGCTCGGGCACCGCGCCCCCGGCGCTCCCGAGCACGAAGAGGAGGAGGGCTACTGGCGGCGGTTCGGCCAGGGCTTCGCGTTCCTGCGCGGCGAGCCGCTGCTGCTCGCGATGATGGTCATGGTCGCCGCCACGAACCTGCTGGACGCGGCCTGGAGCCAGGTGCTCGCGCCGGTGTGGGCCAAGGAGTCCGGCCACGGGCCCGCCGTCCTCGGGCTGAGCCTCAGCGTGATGGGGCTGACCGCGGTCGGGGGCAGCCTGGTGGCCGCGGCGGTGGCGCACCGGATGCCGCGCAGGCCGGTGTTCTTCGTGGCGTTCCTGCTCGGCGGGCCACCGAAGTTCCTCATGCTCGCCGTGGACCTGCCGGTGTGGGGGCTGGTGGCGGCGTTCGTGGTGATCGGGTTCAGCAGCGGATTCCTGAACCCGATCCTGAGCGCGATCACGTACGAGCGCGTGCCCCGGCACCTCCTGGGCCGGGTGGGCGCCCTGACGGGCGCGGTGATGTGGGCCGGCATGCCGCTGGGCGGCCTGCTGGGCGGAGCGGCGGTGACGGCGGCCGGCCTGGCGCCGGTGCTGCTGGCGTGCGGGGTCGTCTACGCGCTCGTCACGAGCCTGACCGGGCTGCGTCCCGAGTGGCGCGAGATGGACCGGCTGCGCGGCCACGGCCCTCCCGCCGTACCGGCGCCAGAGGGCAGCGTCGGTACGGCGGGAAGATCTGGTGGCATCAGCCGGTGATCAGGCCCTGGGTCAGGTCGGCGGCCGTGGCCGCGTGGGAGCGGCGGGCGGCGGGGCCGTAGCCGCCGCCACCGCCCGACTCGCAGCGCAGTACGTCCCCCGCCGTGACCGGCAGCGCGTTCACCTTGAGCATCTCGCGGGCGTCCGGGGTGCCCGGGTTGAGGGTGACGCGGGGCGGCGCGCCCGGTTCGCCGCCCGCCAGGCCCCAGGCCGGGGTGACCGAGCGCTCGAACCAGAGCGACAGCGAGGTGTCCCCGCAGAACTCGTACTCGCGCACCACCCCGTTCCCGCCCCGCCACTGACCGGCGCCACCGGTGCCGGGGCGGATCTCGTAGCGGCGCACCCGGACCGGGAACAGCGTCTCCAGCACCTCGATGGGCATGTCCCGCAGGGCGCCGTTGACGTTGTTGATCAGGCAGGTCTCGCCGTCGCCGCCGTCCCAGGCGCCCCAGCCGCCGACCGTGGCCTCCTGGGAGACGTACAGCTTGCCGGTACGTGGGTCCGTGCCGGTGAACTGCACGATCATCGAGTCCCCGTACGACGCCGCGGCCGCCTTGTCCGGCAGCACCGGCGCCAGCGCCCTGACCACCAGGTCGATGAGCAGCCCCAGGTGCGAGTAGTAGTACTGGCAGGCGGCGGGCGACTCGGCGGCCAGCATGGAGCCGGGCCGGGTCTCGACCGACAGCGGGCGGAACGAGCCGCCGTTCAGCGGCACGTCGCCCGAGACCAGCAGCTTGTAGCCGACGCGGACGGCGGCCACGGCCTGGGCCGCGCCGCAGTTGACCGGGCCGAGCGCCTGGTCGGCGCAGTCGGTCAGGTCCACGTGCATCGCCTCGCCCGACACCGCGACCGTGACGTTGACCGGCAGCGGGGTGGCGAGGTCGATGCCGTCGTTGTCGAGGAAGCCGGAGGCCTCGTAGACGCCGTCGGGGATGGCCGCGATGGCCGCGCGTTCCATGCGCTCGGTCTGGGCGAAGATCTCGTCGCGGGCGGCCAGCACCGTGTCCAGGCCCCACCGCGACACGATCTCCTTCAGCCGCCGCTGCCCGGTCATGGCGCAGCTCACCTGGGCGCGCAGGTCGCCGAGCGTGGCGTGCGGGAAGCGTACGTTGCGGGCGATCACCTCGTGCAGGTCGCGGCAGGGCGCGCCGCCCGCGTACACCTTGACCGGGCCCATCCGCAGGCCCTCCTGGAAGATCGACGTGGAGTCCATGGAGCCGCCCGGGTCCTTGGAGCCGACGTCCAGCCAGTGGGCCCGCGACGCCGCGAAGCCGGCGAGCTCCCCGTCCACGAAGATCGGCCCGTAGACCGTGACGTCGTTGAGGTGGGTGCCGCCGATGTAGGAGTCGTTGAGCACCCACACGTCGCCCTCCTGCCAGACCTCCCACCCGTACAGGCGCTCGGTCTCGCGGGTGCACACCTCCAGGTTGCCCAGGAAGATCGGCAGCCCGGACGACTGGCCCAGCACGTTGTGGTCGCGGTCGAGCAGCGCGACCGCGCAGTCCTTGGCCTCGTAGATGACGGGGGTGTAGGAGCTGCGGATGAGGGTGGTGTTCATGTCCTCGGCCGCCTGCAGCAGCGCGCAGCGGATGATCTCCGTGGTGACAGGGTCGATCAAAGGTTCACCTTCACGATGAGAAAGCCGTTGGGGTCCACGGTGGCCACGCAGCCGGGCGGGACGACCGTCGTCGCGGTCTCCTCGACCACGATCGCGGGCCCGGCCAGCTCGCCGTCGAGGCTGGAGCGCCGCAGCACCGGGGTGCTGTGCACGGCCCCGTCGAAGATCACGTCCCGTACGTACGCCGCCCGCTCCTCGGGGGCCTCCTGCGCGGCGGCGGCGGTGCGGGGGAACGAGCCCAGCCCGGTGCTGCGCAGCATGACGAACTCCACCGGCGCCTCCGGGGTGGCGTGCCCGTAGCGGCCGGTGTGCGCCTCGGCGTAGCGGGCCGCGATCGTCTCGAGGAACCCGGGCTCGGCGGGCTCGACCGCGTCGCGCAGCGGGATGGTCAGCGTGTAATCCTGGCCCTCGTAGCGCATGTCCACGGCGTGCTCGACCCGGCGCCGCTCCTCGGGCACGCCCTGGGCGGAGAGCGCCCCCAGGGCCTCTTCCTCCAATATCCCGAAATTTCGGGACATATCGGGGCCGTCGAGCGTGTCCTGCGACCGGAAGTACGGCTGCGTCAGATCCCGGCGTACGTCGGCCTCCAGCATCCCCCACGCCGAGAACGCCCCCGGGAAGCGCGGCACCACCACCTCGGAGATCCCCAGCTCGCGCGCGATGAACACGGCGTGCATCGCCCCCGCGCCCCCGAACGCCACCAGCGCGAACTCCCGCGGCTCGATCCCGTGCTCCACGGTCAGCGTGCGGATCGCCTGCGCCATCTTGGCGTTGGCCACGTCGCAGATGCCCTCGGCCAGCAGCAGCGGGTCCATGTCCAGCTCGTCGGCCAGCGTGGCCACCGCCGTGCCCGCCGCCTCCACGTCCAGCGTCATCAGCCCGCCCGCGAACCAGGCCGGGTCCACCCGGCCGAGCGCCACGTTCGCGTCGGTGACCGTGGCCCGCGTGCCGCCCCTGCCGTAGCAGGCCGGCCCGGGCACGGCTCCGGCCGACTCGGGCCCGACCCGCAGCGCGCCCGCCTCGGCGTAGGCGATCGAGCCGCCGCCCGCGCCGATCGTGTGCAGGTTGACGATGGGCATGAGCACCGGGTAGCCCTCGATGCGGGCCTCGGCGCTGACGTCCGGCCGCCCGTTCACGACGAGCGACACGTCGAACGACGTCCCGCCCATGTCGATGCAGATGGCGTTCTCCCTGCCCATGAGCCGGGCCGCCGCGACCCCGCCCATCGTGCCGCCCACCGGCCCGGACAGCAGCGTCTGCAACGGCCGGCGCATCGCGTACGAGGCGTTGACCAGCCCGCCCGACGACTGCATCACGTGGACCGGCACCGCCAGCCCGCGCTCGGCGAAGCGCCGCTCGATCCTGGCCAGGTAGCGGCGCACCACGGGCCCGGTGTAGGCCTCCAGCACCGCCGACGAGGTCCGCTCGTACTCGCGCCACTCCCGCGCCACCTCGTGGGAGAGCACGACCAGCACGTCGTCGCCCAGCTGCTCGCGCAGGATCTCGCCGGCCCGCAGCTCGTGCGCCGGGTTCGCGTAGGAGAACAGCAGGCACACGGCCACCGCGTCGAACCCCTCCTCCCGCGCGCGCCGCCCCGCCGCCCGCACCGACTCCTCGTCGAGCGGCACGAGTTCGCGCCCCAGGTAGTCCAGCCGGCCGCCGGCCTCCATGACGTCCTGGCGCGGGACCAGCGGCGCGGGCTTGCGGTACCGCAGGTCGAACATGCGGTCGCGGTTGCCCCTGGCAATCTGGTAGACGTCCCTGCCGCCCTGACCGGCCAGCAGCAGCACCCGGGCACCCTTGCGCTCCAGCAGCGCGTTGAGCCCCTGGGTGGTGCCGTGCACGAAGAACGAGATCCCGGCCGGATCGTCGACGACCCGGCCCAGCGCGGCGAACACCCCCTCGGCCAGGTCTCCCGGAGTGGTGGGCGCCTTCGAGGCGGTGACCGTCCCGCTGCGTTCGTCGTAGCAGACGACGTCGGTGAAGGTGCCGCCGATGTCCATGGCGACGCGATAGCTCATGCGCTGCACCGTACGCCGACGGGGGCGCCGCCCGCATGTGCGGCCCGCACAGGAGGAAGGGCCCCTCAGTGCATCCCGCACGCCTGAGCGCGGTCAGCGGAGCAGGACGTGGCAGGCGAGTTGCAGAGCCAGGCGGGTGGCGGCGTCGTCCAGGTCGAAGCCCGCGGACTTGATGCGCTCCAGCCGGGTCGTGATCGTGTTGCGGTGCACGCCCAGCCGCTCGGCGGCCTTCAGCGCGCCGCCCTCGTCCAGGACCGCGGCCAGCGTCTCCAGCAGCGTGCCGTCCTTGTCGACCGCCAGCAGCGGCCGCAGCACGACGGTGGCCGGGGTGCGCAGGACGCCGGTGGGCAGCGCGCCCAGCAGCTCGGCCGGGCCCATCCGATCCGCTCGCGCCACCGTCCCCGGTCCCGCCACGAACGCCGCCGCCTCGGCCCCCAGCAGCGACTCCTCCACCGCCCGCAGGCCCTCCACGCGCGCGCCCACCCCGGCGGCGCACGGCCAGGGCATCGTCCGCAGGCAGCGGTGGAGGCGTCCGGCCAGCTCGCCGGGGTCCAGCGCCGACCATCCCGCCCAGCCCTCGCCGCGCGGCAGCACGGGCACCTGGCCCACGGCCGCGGTGATGAGCGTCCCGGCCAGCGCGGCGTCGCCCGCCTCCGCCGTCGGCCGGACCTGGTAGGCGGTCAGCGCGCCCTCGACGGGCCAGCCCAGCGCGATCGCCTCCGCCCTCGCCCCGCCCTCCTCCGGCTCCCCGGGCTCCTGCTGCTGGGCGTCGGTGAGCAGGCGTTCGGCGAGGGCGCGCCGCAGGGCGACGTCGCGGGAGGCGCGCAGCCGCTCCTGCGCGGCCCAGGCGGTCAGCGGGGCCACCGCCAGCCTCAGCACGGTACGCACGGCCGCCGGCCATCCGGGCGACCGGGACGACCCTCCGGCCACGAGCGTGCCCAGCACGCCGTCGTCCAGATCGGGCACCTCCACCTCGGCCGACCACCGCGCCCCCGCCCCACCGCCGTCGGCTCCCTGGGCATCCGCGCCCGGGCGAGCGGCGCGGGCCCCGGCCAGGTGGCGGCCGTGGCGGTCGAGGAGGGTCACCGAGGTGCCGGGCAGCTCGGCGTTCAGGACGCCCAGCACGCGACGGGCCGAGGGCCCGGCCTCGGCCAGGCGCGTGGCGCAGCGGGCCACGAGCTGGGTGCGGGCCGCCTCCGGCCGGGCGGCGGCCGACGCGATCCGGACGGCGACGATCAGCGGATCCTCGTCCACGAAGATCAGCGTGACGCCGAGCCGTTCGGCCAGCACCTCGCCGGAGCCCTCGCTCAGCCCGCCCGCGGGCGCGATCACGCACGCCGCCGCCTGCTCCCACGCCCGGCGGGTGGCCATCTCGACCGCCCATCCGCCGCTGGCCGCCGTCCCGATCAGGACCACCGCCGTGTGCGGCGCCACGCTCCCGAACACCGACAGCTCGTCCACGATCCGCACCTGGTGCACGGGGTTCTCGCCCGATCCGTACATCCTGGCCCCGGCCAGCGGCCCGGCGTTGACCAGCTCGGCCACCGTGACCGGCGCCTCCCACCCCGCCCGCGGCCCCGTCACAGCGGGATCCCGAAAGCGTGCAGCCCGCCCAACCTCTGCCCCCGTTCCGTGTGCCACACCGGTGCGGCCTTCACGACCATGACGTCCACCTCCAGGCCGGGCACCGCCTTGTCGACGTCCACGACCATCCCGTCGGCCGTGGCGATCATGCAGATCTGGTCCGGCGTCATCGCCACCGCGGCCCCGTCGGCCAGGGCGAGCACGATCTCGTTGTGGGCCTCCAGCCGTACCAGCCGGCGCAGCCCCTCCGTCTCCTGCACCACGATGCTCGACGGCAGCGACGGCAGCGACAGGTCGGCGCCGTGCCCGGTGCTGCCCTCGACCGTCAGGATCCGCCCCCGGCACAGGGTCCGCACGCCGAACGGCGCCGCGGTCGCGCGGGGCGCCCCGGGCTCGCCCGCGCGCAGCAGCAGGCTCACCGTCCCGGGCACGAGCACCCGCGCCAGGTCGCCGGTCGCCATCGGGTAGCAGGCCGCCACCGCCCACCCGCCGACCGACAGCACGACGGGGCGCATCAGCTCCTCCACCCGGTCGCCGGCCGTCTCCAGCAGCACCAGCTCGCCCGACCCGCCCGCCAGCGCCAGGGGCGCCGGGCTCATCCCGCCCAGCGCGTACGTCGTCTGCTCCAGCAGCGGGAACACCCGCCCCGTGCCGTCGCCGTCCACCAGCGGCACCCCCAGCTGGGCCGCCGCGATGAGCGGGACGAGGGCGTTCTCGGCGGCCAGGTTGAGGGCGACCACGGCCCCGGCCCGCTCCCCCAGCCTGCGCTCCAGCGCCCGTACGGCGCGGGCGGGCTCGTCGCCCCTCGGCAGCTGCTCCCCCAGCGCGGTCGTGGACCCGACCAGGCTGACCGCCACGCACAGCGTGTCCGGCGCCAGCCCTCCGGCCGTCACGAGCTCGACGCCGGGCCCGATCAGCGAGCCCGCCCAGTCGAGGGTGAGGGTGTGCGCCGACTCCGCCGCCCCGGTCGCGAACATCCTCGCCCCGGCCGACAGCCGCGCGAGCCCGTCCTGGTCGATCATCACGGCCTCGCCCGCGCGCGGGTTCACGGCATCGTCCCCTCGGCCGTCACCCGCACCCGGTAGAGCCCGTCCGGCAGGTACGACAGCGGGTTGACGGTCGTCTCCGCGATCGTGGCCGAGCCGGGCAGGGCGCCCGCGCTGACCACGCGGGTGAGGGCCTCGTCCCTGGCGTCCTGGAGCACCCGGTCCAGCTCCGCCCGCCCCCGCGCCTGCACGATCCGCTCCACCTGCGCCTCCGGCCGCCCGATCGCCGCCCCGTACGCCGCCGCCACCTCGCCGGGCACGCCGGGCAGGGCCACCCGCCCGCGCGCCAGGCTCGCCGTGCCGCCCAGGTCGCAGGCCAGCGGGTAGCGCCGGAAGTAGTGGGCCGACACCAGCCCGCCGCCCGACCTGGCGAAGAAGACCGGCACCCCCGGCAGCTCCCGGGCCGCCTCGTCGGCGATCCGCCCCGCCTCGGGGCCGAGCGCCGCGTTGCGGATCGTGGCCTGCTCGCGCTCGCGCAGCCCCGGGTGGCCGAACTCGTACGACAGCGTGATCCGCGCCTGCGGCACCTCGGCCGCGATGATCGCCGCCACGGCCAGCTCGTGGTCGGCCAGCATCGGGGAGCCGGTCGCGGTCACCGCGAAGTCGCTCAGCCCGCACGTGGCGGCGAAGCGCCGGACCGCCTCGGTGTCCAGCGGCGCCAGCACGCGCCCGGTGAGGCTGTGGCCTCCGCGCACGATCGTGGCGACCCCGGAGCCGACGCGCGGGCGCAGCGCCTCGGGGCACGGCCCGCCCACCCGGACGGCCGCCACCGCGGCGGTGGGCACGTCGCCCAGGTCCACGGCCACGCACGCCCGCGCCGCCGCGCGGGCGGCGGCGCGGCTCACCGGCCACTCGGGCGCGCCGTCCCTGACGGCCACCAGCACCGGCGAGGGCCGTACGAGGGCGACGCCGAGGATCACTCCAGCTCGCGTCCTTCGGTCTCCGGCAGCGGCACGGCCAGCAGCGCCGTGGCCACCATGAACGCGTTGATGACCAGCATGGTAGCGGTGAACCCGGTGGCGTGGGCCAGCAGCGCCCCCACGGCCGACGGCGCCACCGTGGTGGCCACGAGCTGCGCGGCCGTGGCCCACGAGTAGCCGGTGCCGCGCAGGGCGGTCGGGTAGAACTCGCCGTTCCAGGTGTTCCAGACGCCCCAGGCGCCGAGGCTGAAGAACGACAGCACGAAGTTGCCGAGGTACAGGCCGGTGGTCGAGGTGGCGGTGGCGAACCAGAGCCCGCCCAGCACCGCCGCCACGACGTAGACGAGGAACACCTTCTTGCGGCCGAACCGGCCGGTGAGCAGGGAGGCGCTCACGTACCCGGGGATCATCATCAGCGCGCTCAGCGCCGCGAAGCCGAGCGAGGCCGACAGCGTCAGCCCCTTCTGCTGCAGCAGCGTCGGCAGCCACGTCTGCAGGCCCCAGTAGCCCCAGTTGAAGACGAAGTTCAGCAGCAGCATGACCACGGTGATCCGGGCGAGCCCGCCGCGGAACAGGTCGAGCGGCCGTCCCACCCGCTCGCTCGCCACCGTGAAAGTGGCTTCCGAGTCAGGGCTGTTCAGCGCGCGCAGCACCGCGCGGGCCTCCTCCTGGCGGCCCCTGGCGGCCAGCCAGTACGGCGACTCCGGCACCCACGCCCGGATCGCGAACGCCCACAGGCCCGCCGCCGCGCTGGCGATCACCACGACGTGCCAGCCCAGGCCGCCCAGCGTCGTAGACGCCCCGATCGCGGCCAGCATGCCGATCGGCCACCCGATCGACAGGTAGACCGCCGCCCGCCCGCGCGAGCGGGTCGGCAGCAGCTCCAGGAAGTAGGGGAAGGTGATCGTGTAGACGCCGGCCAGCGCCAGCCCGGAGGCCACCCGCAGGGCTACCAGCACCACCACGTTCGGCGCGAACGCCGAGGCGAGCGCGATCACCCCGTACGCCAGCAGCGACCAGAACGCGACCGGCTTGCGACCGGCGCGGTCGGCCACCGGCCCCCACACCAGCACGCCGGGGATCATGCCGAAGGCGACCGCCGACAGCACGACGCCGACCCCCGCCTCGTCGATCCCGAAGGCGGTGCCGAGGTCGCCGGAGACGTAGACGAGGGCGAGCTGCTCCCACGACTCGATGACGAACGCGATGAACAGCGCGAGCGCGATGAGCGCGTGCCTGCGGGTGAACGGCATCCGATCGAATGCCGCGCCGATGGGGATCGTTCGGGAGTCGACGGCGGTCATGGAAGCTCCTCGGAGGGGGGCGCTGAGTACGGCCGCACCATAAAGCCGCCCTCGTCCGGCGGCCCTGTGCATGCCGCACTGGCGGGCCGCACGATCTGTGCGGCCCGCCCTGCGTCACGGGCGGGCCGCGTAATAACGGCCCCGGGGGAACCGCCGCGGGCGCGTAGATCAAGACTCGATCCACCGCCGCAGCATGGTCGTGGCGAGAGTCATGGCCGTCTGGCAGGCGTTCGTGTCGCGCAGCTTGTCGAGCATGACGAAGTCGTGCACGATGCCGGCCATCCGCACCGCGGTCACGTCGTTGCCCAGCTCGCGCAGCCGCGCCGCGTACAGCTCGCCCTCGTCGCGCAGCACGTCCGCCTCGCCCGTGATGACCAGCGTGGGCGGCAGGCCGCGCAGCTCCTCCGACCGGGCCCGCAGCGGCGAGGCGTGACTCTCGGCGCGCTGGGAGGACTCGGGGGTGTACTGGTCCCAGAACCACTTCATGCCGTCGCGGTTGAGGTAGTAGCCGGAGGCGAACTGCCGGTAGGACTCGGTGTCGAAGCTCGCGTCGGTGACCGGGTAGAACAGGCACTGCCCGCGCAGCCGTACGGCGTCGTGCTTCCTGGCCATCATGGCCAGCACGGTCGCCATGTTGCCGCCGACCGAGTCCCCGCACACCGCCATCCGCGTCGCGTCCAGGTCCTTCTCCTTGCCGTGCTCCGACACCCAGCGGGCCGCGACGTAGTTCTGCTGGATCTGCGTGGGGTACTTCGCCTCGGGAGCGCGGTCGTACTCCGGGAAGACGACGGCGGCGCCGCAGCGCACGGCCAGCTCCCGCACCAGGCGGTCGTGGGTGTGGGCGGAGCCGAACACCCAGCCCGCGCCGTGGATGTAGAAGATGACCGGCAGGGTGCCCGTGGCGCCCTTGGGCTTGACGATCCGGACCGGCACCAGGCGGGTCGGGCCGCCCTGGACCTGGATCCACTCCTCGTCGATCTCCGGCCTGGGCACGTTCGGGTCCGACTGGAGCCGTTCCAGCGCCTCGCGCCCCTCCTCGGGCGGCAGCTCGTAGATGAAGGGGCGCCGGGCGGTGGCGTCGGCGAACTCCTGCGCCGCCGGCTCCAGGACGACCCGCTTGATCATTGTGGTCACGATGACCCCCAGGTGAATGTCACGCCGAGGGATTAGTGCCTGTTCGCACCTCCAGACCACCGCCCAAAATCGTCAAATTCCCCCCAAAACGGTCACTCCCGCTCTAGCTCGTGCGCCAGCTCCTCCAGCTCCGCCCCGCCCGCCATGAGCGCGGTCAGCTCCTGCGTGGTGATGTCGGCCTTGCCGTACTCGCCCACGCCGGCGCCCCGGTTGAGCAGCAGGAACCGGTCGCCCACCGGGTAGGCGTGGTGGGGGTTGTGGGTGATGAAGACCACGCCGAGCCCCCGGTCGCGGGCCCGGGCGATGTACCGCAGCACCACCCCGGCCTGCTTGACCCCCAGCGCGGAGGTGGGCTCGTCGAGGATGAGGACGCGGGCGCCGAAGTAGACGGCCCTGGCGATGGCCACCGACTGCCGCTCGCCGCCGGACAGCGTGCCGACCGGCTGGTCCACGTCGCGGATGTCGATGCCCATGGCGCGCAGCTCCTCGCGGGCGACTTTCCTGGCCTTGGCCACGTCGAAGGCCAGGCCCTTCGTCGGCTCCGAGCCGAGGAAGAAGTTCCGCCAGACCGACATGAGCGGGATCATCGCCAGGTCCTGGTAGACGGTCGCGATGCCGCGGTCGAGCGCGTCGCGGGGGCCGGCGAAGCGCACCTCCTGGCCGTCCACCAGCAGCGTGCCGACGTCGTGCTGGTGCACCCCGGCGAGGATCTTGATGAGCGTGGACTTGCCGGCGCCGTTGTCGCCGAGCACGCA
This region includes:
- a CDS encoding metallophosphoesterase family protein, translated to MPSEGGSRLLAVSDLHVGYEENRAIVQELKPADPGDWLLVAGDVGERLEDIARTLGLLAARFERVVWVPGNHELWTPPGDPPELRGVARYDHLVAMCRELGVVTPEDDYPVWEGAGGPVRIVPLFLLYDYTFLPPGHRTKASALAYAHSTGVVCTDEYLLHPDPYPSREAWCRARVELTGRRLAGLDDVPLVFVNHYPLVREPTDVLRYPEFAQWCGTTATRDWHTRHPTAAMIYGHLHIPRVTWYDGVRFEEVSLGYPREWRRRPGGRTLLRDVLVT
- a CDS encoding ArsR/SmtB family transcription factor: MTRSPDSVVVLDAKGLRALAHPLRVQLVDLLRKHGPSTATRLAERLGVNSGTASYHLRRLGAAGFVEEDLERGNARERWWRSVHRVTQLTDDDGLSDREPEAVLAYMQSIAALYNLRTQHALNELQTMPQPWRGVLDLSSMPFRLTPEEALRLRADLTELFARYRRDGDEAPPEAVRVYLMTQVIPELDDPEEP
- a CDS encoding MFS transporter, which gives rise to MAGVLAAIAVSTTGTRVSAIALPWFVLTSTGSAVWTGLVAFAEMAPYVLVKALTGPLVDRAGPRRISWIADVVSASAATAMVVLHALGLLPLGVIVALVAVIGAARGPGDLAKEIMVPEAAERGRMPLERASGLMGVTERLAVTVGPGLGGAMVALLGPLSGLGVSAALFALGSAVVAVALPRGLGHRAPGAPEHEEEEGYWRRFGQGFAFLRGEPLLLAMMVMVAATNLLDAAWSQVLAPVWAKESGHGPAVLGLSLSVMGLTAVGGSLVAAAVAHRMPRRPVFFVAFLLGGPPKFLMLAVDLPVWGLVAAFVVIGFSSGFLNPILSAITYERVPRHLLGRVGALTGAVMWAGMPLGGLLGGAAVTAAGLAPVLLACGVVYALVTSLTGLRPEWREMDRLRGHGPPAVPAPEGSVGTAGRSGGISR
- a CDS encoding hydantoinase B/oxoprolinase family protein, which codes for MIDPVTTEIIRCALLQAAEDMNTTLIRSSYTPVIYEAKDCAVALLDRDHNVLGQSSGLPIFLGNLEVCTRETERLYGWEVWQEGDVWVLNDSYIGGTHLNDVTVYGPIFVDGELAGFAASRAHWLDVGSKDPGGSMDSTSIFQEGLRMGPVKVYAGGAPCRDLHEVIARNVRFPHATLGDLRAQVSCAMTGQRRLKEIVSRWGLDTVLAARDEIFAQTERMERAAIAAIPDGVYEASGFLDNDGIDLATPLPVNVTVAVSGEAMHVDLTDCADQALGPVNCGAAQAVAAVRVGYKLLVSGDVPLNGGSFRPLSVETRPGSMLAAESPAACQYYYSHLGLLIDLVVRALAPVLPDKAAAASYGDSMIVQFTGTDPRTGKLYVSQEATVGGWGAWDGGDGETCLINNVNGALRDMPIEVLETLFPVRVRRYEIRPGTGGAGQWRGGNGVVREYEFCGDTSLSLWFERSVTPAWGLAGGEPGAPPRVTLNPGTPDAREMLKVNALPVTAGDVLRCESGGGGGYGPAARRSHAATAADLTQGLITG
- a CDS encoding hydantoinase/oxoprolinase family protein; translation: MSYRVAMDIGGTFTDVVCYDERSGTVTASKAPTTPGDLAEGVFAALGRVVDDPAGISFFVHGTTQGLNALLERKGARVLLLAGQGGRDVYQIARGNRDRMFDLRYRKPAPLVPRQDVMEAGGRLDYLGRELVPLDEESVRAAGRRAREEGFDAVAVCLLFSYANPAHELRAGEILREQLGDDVLVVLSHEVAREWREYERTSSAVLEAYTGPVVRRYLARIERRFAERGLAVPVHVMQSSGGLVNASYAMRRPLQTLLSGPVGGTMGGVAAARLMGRENAICIDMGGTSFDVSLVVNGRPDVSAEARIEGYPVLMPIVNLHTIGAGGGSIAYAEAGALRVGPESAGAVPGPACYGRGGTRATVTDANVALGRVDPAWFAGGLMTLDVEAAGTAVATLADELDMDPLLLAEGICDVANAKMAQAIRTLTVEHGIEPREFALVAFGGAGAMHAVFIARELGISEVVVPRFPGAFSAWGMLEADVRRDLTQPYFRSQDTLDGPDMSRNFGILEEEALGALSAQGVPEERRRVEHAVDMRYEGQDYTLTIPLRDAVEPAEPGFLETIAARYAEAHTGRYGHATPEAPVEFVMLRSTGLGSFPRTAAAAQEAPEERAAYVRDVIFDGAVHSTPVLRRSSLDGELAGPAIVVEETATTVVPPGCVATVDPNGFLIVKVNL